The proteins below are encoded in one region of Phaseolus vulgaris cultivar G19833 chromosome 1, P. vulgaris v2.0, whole genome shotgun sequence:
- the LOC137815004 gene encoding ARF guanine-nucleotide exchange factor GNOM-like, producing MQMQTDLNAIEDQYGQCEAKYPNKTAIACMINAEISAVLAVMRRNVRWGVHYMLDDDQSEHFLVQSLKTLRRQIFSWQNQWHTINPALYLQPFLDVIRSDETSAPITGVALSSVYKILTLDVIDQHTVNVGDSMHLVVDSITSCRFEVTDPGSEEVVLMKILQVLLACVKGKASVMLSNQHICTIVNTCFRIVHQAGTKGELLQRIARYTMHELVRSIFSHLQNIDNTKCGFINGSATLKQVNNGLNNEHALASRELENERLNSAQDAQPLSTITGSGTATVVTANVVDENTVIASSGNKTEPHELQLMTDGVPCMVEIFHFLCSLLNVTEHMGVNPRSNTMTFDEDVPLFALTLINSAIELGGPSFRHHPGLLSLIQDELFYNLMQYGLSVSPLVLSMVCSIVLNLYEHLRQELKLQLEAFFSCVILRLAQSKYGSSYQQQEVVMEALVDFCRQKTFMVEMYTNFDCDISYSDVFEDIANLLSKSAFPVNNPLSSIHILALDGLIVVMQGIAERLCSGSLSSEQSPVNFEEYTPFWMEKCDSFADPNGWVPFFRRRKYIKRKLMIGADHFNRDIKKGLEFLQGAHLLPNKPDPKSVACFLRYTAGLDKNLIGDFLGNHEEFYVQVLHEFAKTFDFHDMTLDTALRVLLESFRLPGESQKIHRVLEAFSERYYEQSPDILANKDAALVLSYSIILLNTDHHNVQVKKKMTEEDFIRNNRRINDGNDLPQEFLSEIYHSICKNEIRTTLEPGFGFPEMTPSRWISLTHRANKTAPYIVSDSRAYLDYDMFVLLSGPTIAAISVVFDNAENKEVYQRCMDGFLVAAKISAYYHLENVLDDLVVCLCKFVTVLDPLSADDSVLAFGDDTKVRIATETVFTIANRYGDYIRTGWRNILDCILIFYKLGLLPTRLASDAADESQVTTEIGHGKSNSNSLLSSNLQYSAPKRSSGLISRFSQLLSLGSEEIRPIPTKEQLAAHQQATQAIQKCHIDSIFTESKFLQAESLLNLERALINAGAQHLKGNRMSEDEESSVFCLELLVAITLNNRDRVILLWKGVYDHISNIIQSTVMPCALVEKAIFGLLRICHRLLPYKENITDELLKSLQLVLKLDALVADAYYEQITQEVGFLVKANASHIRSQSGWWTITALLSITSRHLESSEAGFDALLFIMSDGAHLLPANYILCVDAARQFAESRVGQVDRSIIALDLMVSSVNSLERWSSNAKKAAKEEEVEKMLQDIGEMWFRLVQGLGKVCLDQREEVRNHALLSLQKCLKGAVGTHLPCDLWLTCFDKVIFIVLEDLLEIAESHSQKVYPNMEGTLVIALKLMSEVFLQLLQELSQLAAFCELWEGMLSCMEKCAKMKFKGRRSEKLQVLVPELLKNTLLVMKSRGILVQTNNGSGENSLWEVTWLYMKNIAPSLHSVVFPEQDPEQLQHKQVKAVESLGPDANISDPSNEKDGQGVEIS from the exons ATGCAAATGCAAACTGATCTTAATGCGATAGAGGATCAATATGGGCAATGTGAGGCGAAATATCCAAACAAAACTGCTATAGCATGCATGATAAATGCAGAAATTAGTGCTGTGTTGGCAGTTATGCGAAGAAACGTTAGATGGGGAGTTCATTACATGTTAGATGATGACCAATCAGAGCACTTCCTTGTTCAGTCATTAAAGACGCTGAGGAGGCAAATTTTCTCATGGCAGAATCAATGGCATACCATCAACCCTGCGTTGTATCTACAGCCTTTTTTGGATGTGATACGATCAGATGAAACTAGTGCACCTATTACTGGTGTTGCTTTGTCATCTGTTTACAAAATCTTAACTCTAGATGTGATTGATCAGCACACTGTCAACGTAGGGGATTCCATGCACTTGGTCGTTGATTCCATCACTAGTTGCAGATTCGAAGTGACTGATCCTGGATCAGAAGAAGTGGTATTAATGAAGATTTTGCAAGTTCTTCtagcttgtgtgaaaggtaaagcATCTGTAATGCTGAGTAACCAACACATTTGCACCATAGTGAATACTTGTTTCCGAATAGTTCATCAAGCAGGAACCAAAGGTGAGCTGTTGCAACGAATAGCACGGTACACAATGCATGAACTGGTTAGGTCTATATTTTCTCACCTTCAGAATATTGACAACACAAAGTGTGGATTCATAAATGGGAGCGCTACCTTAAAGCAAGTG AACAATGGACTGAATAATGAGCATGCTTTGGCAAGCAGAGAATTGGAAAATGAGAGGCTTAATTCTGCACAGGATGCCCAACCATTATCTACAATCACTGGTTCCGGTACTGCAACTGTTGTGACAGCAAATGTTGTGGATGAAAACACAGTCATTGCTAGCAGTGGCAACAAGACTGAGCCACACGAATTACAGCTCATGACTGATGGAGTTCCTTGTATGGTGGAAATATTTCACTTCTTGTGTTCTCTGCTGAATGTCACTGAGCATATGGGAGTGAATCCTAGATCAAACACAATGACGTTTGATGAAGATGTGCCTCTTTTTGCATTAACTTTGATTAATTCAGCCATAGAGTTGGGAGGGCCATCCTTCCGCCATCACCCAGGACTGCTGAGTTTAATTCAGGATGAATTATTCTACAATCTTATGCAATATGGTTTATCAGTGAGCCCTCTTGTACTTTCAATGGTGTGTAGCATTGTTCTCAATTTATATGAACATCTTCGTCAAGAACTCAAACTACAGCTAGAAGCATTTTTTTCTTGCGTAATTTTGAGGCTTGCACAAAGCAAATATGGTTCCTCATATCAGCAACAGGAGGTTGTGATGGAAGCACTTGTTGATTTTTGCAGGCAAAAAACATTCATGGTGGAGATGTATACCAACTTTGACTGTGACATAAGTTACAGTGATGTCTTTGAAGATATTGCAAATTTGTTGTCCAAAAGTGCATTTCCTGTGAACAATCCATTGTCTTCCATACACATTCTTGCCTTAGATGGTCTTATTGTTGTAATGCAGGGAATTGCCGAAAGACTGTGTAGTGGATCTTTAAGTTCAGAACAATCTCCTGTAAATTTTGAGGAGTATACACCATTCTGGATGGAAAAGTGTGACAGTTTTGCTGACCCAAATGGTTGGGTTCCTTTTTTCCGCCGAAGAAAGTACATAAAGAGAAAATTAATGATTGGAGCTGATCACTTCAATCGGGATATTAAGAAAGGTCTTGAGTTTCTGCAAGGAGCACATCTTTTGCCTAACAAACCTGATCCCAAAAGTGTTGCCTGCTTTTTAAGATACACAGCTGGGTTGGATAAGAATCTCATTGGTGATTTCCTTGGAAATCATGAAGAATTCTATGTTCAGGTTCTTCATGaatttgctaagacatttgatttccatgatatgACCTTAGACACAGCCCTGCGTGTACTTTTGGAGAGTTTTAGGCTTCCTGGAGAATCACAGAAGATACATAGGGTGCTTGAAGCTTTCTCTGAGAGATATTATGAACAATCACCAGATATCTTAGCTAACAAAGATGCTGCTCTCGTGCTATCATACTCAATTATATTGCTTAATACAGATCATCATAATGTGCAGGTCAAAAAGAAGATGACAGAAGAGGATTTTATCCGAAATAATAGGCGTATTAATGATGGCAATGATCTGCCCCAAGAATTTCTGTCAGAGATTTACCATTCAATTTGTAAGAATGAAATTCGCACCACTCTTGAACCAGGCTTTGGATTTCCTGAAATGACCCCAAGTCGGTGGATTTCTCTGACGCACAGGGCAAATAAAACTGCTCCATACATTGTATCGGATTCCAGAGCATACTTAGATTATGATATGTTTGTGTTGTTGTCAGGCCCAACAATCGCTGCCATTTCTGTGGTTTTTGATAATGCTGAAAATAAAGAGGTATATCAAAGATGTATGGATGGATTCTTAGTTGCTGCTAAGATATCAGCCTACTATCATCTTGAAAATGTACTTGATGATCTGGTTGTGTGCCTCTGTAAGTTCGTTACCGTTTTGGATCCATTATCGGCTGACGATTCTGTCCTGGCCTTTGGAGATGACACAAAAGTAAGAATTGCAACTGAGACAGTATTCACCATTGCAAATAGGTATGGTGATTACATCCGCACAGGGTGGAGGAATATTCTTGATtgcattttaatattttacaagTTAGGCCTCCTTCCTACTCGCTTGGCCAGTGATGCAGCTGACGAGTCACAGGTAACTACAGAAATTGGACATGGAAAATCTAACTCAAATTCTTTATTATCATCTAATCTTCAATATAGTGCTCCAAAGAGATCCTCAGGATTAATTAGCAGGTTTAGTCAACTCTTATCGCTTGGCTCTGAAGAGATACGACCAATACCGACAAAAGAACAGCTGGCTGCTCATCAGCAAGCTACACAAGCAATTCAAAAGTGTCACATTGATAGCATATTCACTGAGAGTAAATTTCTGCAAGCTGAATCTCTATTGAATCTTGAAAGAGCACTCATCAATGCTGGAGCTCAACATCTGAAAGGAAACAGAATGTCTGAGGATGAAGAGTCTTCAGTTTTCTGCCTGGAGTTATTGGTGGCAATCACTCTGAATAACAGGGATAGAGTTATACTTCTTTGGAAGGGTGTTTATGATCACATATCCAATATTATTCAGTCAACTGTGATGCCTTGTGCTCTGGTAGAAAAGGCTATTTTTGGACTTCTTAGAATTTGCCACCGCTTACTTCCCTACAAAGAGAACATTACTGATGAACTTTTGAAGTCCCTGCAACTAGTCTTAAAGCTTGATGCACTAGTTGCAGATGCATATTATGAGCAGATTACACAAGAAGTCGGTTTCCTTGTGAAGGCAAATGCTTCTCATATTAGATCTCAGTCTGGATGGTGGACTATTACTGCTCTGCTCTCAATTACTTCTAGACACCTGGAATCATCTGAGGCTGGATTTGATGCACTGTTGTTCATTATGTCTGATGGAGCTCACTTGCTCCCTGCTAATTACATCCTATGTGTTGATGCTGCGAGACAGTTTGCCGAGTCTCGTGTGGGGCAGGTAGATCGATCTATAATTGCACTGGATCTTATGGTAAGTTCTGTCAATTCCTTAGAAAGATGGTCGAGTAATGCTAAGAAAGCTGCGAAAGAAGAGGAAGTGGAAAAGATGTTACAGGATATTGGGGAAATGTGGTTTAGGCTAGTTCAGGGACTGGGGAAAGTATGTTTGGACCAGAGAGAGGAGGTTAGAAACCATGCATTGTTATCTTTACAGAAGTGCTTAAAAGGAGCTGTTGGGACTCACCTCCCGTGTGATTTGTGGTTGACATGTTTTGATAAAGTGATCTTCATTGTGCTCGAAGACCTGCTTGAAATTGCGGAGTCACATTCTCAAAAGGTGTACCCAAACatggaaggaacacttgttatTGCCTTGAAGCTTATGTCTGAAGTTTTCCTTCAGTTACTCCAAGAACTATCACAATTGGCGGCCTTCTGCGAACTATGGGAGGGTATGCTAAGCTGTATGGAAAAGTGTGCGAAGATGAAATTtaaaggaagaagaagtgaGAAGCTTCAAGTGCTTGTGCCTGAGCTTCTGAAGAACACTTTGCTTGTTATGAAATCTCGGGGCATACTAGTGCAGACTAATAATGGTTCGGGAGAAAATAGTTTGTGGGAAGTGACATGGCTATACATGAAGAATATTGCTCCCTCATTGCACTCTGTGGTGTTTCCTGAGCAAGATCCAGAGCAGCTACAACACAAACAGGTTAAAGCAGTTGAAAGTTTGGGACCTGATGCAAACATTTCTGATCCTTCAAATGAAAAAGATGGCCAAGGAGTTGAGATCAGTTAA